From Streptomyces sp. TLI_053, a single genomic window includes:
- a CDS encoding DUF3732 domain-containing protein has translation MQLRSIILYSKSGEKRVLEFRLGELNIVTGTSQTGKSALLDIVDFCLGRDEVTLPVGPITATVAWYAVIFQLQDTRALVARPAPRRGARSVTNGMLEIGADLEPPELADLRVNADSTQIRQQLGRRIGIGDPLSGTAPGSLASPLSANLGHAALLCLQNQDEVGSKRGLFHRQNDDAAIRSALKATLPYFLGAVPEDQAARQQELLQARRALRRAQGELRSAQDLNRDVETRLRSLLAEAGVHGLVDDGEALGNDRAAITGALRRAASFQSRRVTDDETQRGRELELGQQAGTLRRQLRVIAEERKLLTDLQAQESGYTSAVGRGMSRLSALHLVPDAFPGEESCPVCGSVLDEPDPTVTDMHATLGDLTRQLDAVHAARPRREHALRELDLQAAEIRQQLRGVEGALSVIAEERSRHAGLLAHSETQAYTRGRIDAYLSQIDAAGPGGDLQRLEADVAIAQRVVTGLEAQLDGDDAEDRLIHSLSYISGKLTSHARHLRLEHGDRLVRLDVKRLTVVADTPQGPTELLRIGSGKNWVGYHIAAHLALHQYLVANQRPVPRFLMLDQPTQPYYPSDMAKRSGRLEDITLDEDRETVKRLFELMHQVTTSLSPGFQMIVSDHANLPDPWFQDCVRYNWRDGEALIPQTWIDQHSAGA, from the coding sequence GTGCAGCTGCGGTCGATCATCCTTTACAGCAAGAGCGGCGAGAAGCGCGTCCTGGAATTCCGGCTCGGCGAACTGAACATCGTCACGGGCACCTCCCAGACCGGCAAGAGCGCCCTGCTGGACATCGTGGACTTCTGCCTGGGCCGGGACGAGGTGACACTGCCGGTCGGCCCGATCACCGCCACGGTCGCCTGGTACGCGGTCATCTTCCAGCTCCAGGACACGCGCGCCCTCGTCGCACGGCCCGCACCGCGCAGGGGCGCCAGGTCCGTCACCAACGGCATGCTGGAGATCGGGGCCGACCTCGAGCCGCCGGAGCTGGCCGACCTGCGGGTCAACGCCGACTCCACGCAGATCCGCCAGCAGTTGGGCCGCAGGATCGGCATCGGCGATCCCCTCAGCGGGACCGCACCCGGCAGCCTCGCCTCCCCCCTGAGCGCCAACCTCGGCCACGCCGCCCTGCTCTGCCTGCAGAACCAGGACGAAGTGGGCTCCAAGCGGGGCCTGTTCCACCGGCAGAACGACGACGCAGCCATCCGCTCCGCGCTCAAGGCGACCCTGCCCTACTTCCTGGGTGCCGTCCCCGAGGACCAGGCCGCCCGACAGCAGGAACTCCTCCAGGCCCGCCGGGCTCTGCGCCGGGCCCAGGGCGAACTGAGGAGCGCGCAGGACCTCAACCGTGACGTCGAGACGCGCCTGCGGTCCCTGCTGGCCGAGGCCGGCGTGCACGGGCTCGTCGACGACGGCGAAGCACTCGGCAACGACCGGGCCGCGATCACCGGCGCTTTGCGGCGTGCGGCGTCCTTCCAGAGCCGGCGCGTCACCGACGACGAGACACAGCGGGGCCGGGAACTGGAACTCGGCCAGCAGGCCGGCACTCTGAGGCGCCAGCTACGGGTCATCGCCGAGGAACGTAAGCTCCTGACCGACCTCCAGGCCCAGGAGAGCGGCTATACCAGCGCGGTCGGCCGCGGTATGTCCCGCCTGTCCGCGCTCCACCTCGTCCCCGACGCATTCCCCGGCGAGGAATCGTGCCCGGTGTGTGGGTCGGTGCTGGACGAGCCCGATCCGACCGTCACCGACATGCATGCCACCCTGGGCGACCTCACCCGGCAACTGGACGCGGTCCACGCCGCACGCCCGCGCCGCGAGCACGCCCTGCGGGAACTGGACCTCCAGGCCGCGGAGATCCGCCAGCAGCTGCGCGGCGTCGAAGGCGCGCTGAGCGTCATCGCCGAGGAACGCTCACGCCACGCCGGACTCCTCGCCCACTCCGAGACCCAGGCCTACACTCGCGGCCGCATCGACGCCTACCTCTCTCAGATCGACGCGGCCGGCCCCGGCGGCGACCTGCAGCGCCTGGAAGCCGACGTCGCGATCGCCCAACGCGTCGTCACCGGACTCGAAGCCCAACTCGACGGCGACGACGCCGAGGACCGCCTCATCCACAGCCTCAGCTACATCAGCGGCAAGCTGACCAGTCACGCCCGCCACCTGCGCCTCGAACACGGCGACCGCCTGGTGCGCCTCGATGTGAAGAGACTGACCGTCGTCGCGGACACCCCACAGGGCCCGACGGAACTGTTGCGGATCGGCAGCGGCAAGAACTGGGTCGGCTACCACATCGCCGCCCACCTCGCCCTGCACCAGTACCTGGTCGCCAACCAACGGCCCGTCCCGCGGTTCCTGATGCTCGACCAGCCGACCCAGCCCTACTACCCCTCCGACATGGCCAAACGAAGCGGTCGCCTCGAAGACATCACCCTCGACGAGGACCGAGAAACCGTCAAACGGCTCTTCGAACTCATGCATCAGGTCACCACCAGCCTCTCCCCCGGCTTCCAGATGATCGTCAGCGACCACGCCAACCTCCCCGACCCCTGGTTCCAGGACTGCGTCCGCTACAACTGGCGCGACGGCGAAGCCCTCATCCCCCAGACCTGGATCGACCAGCACTCCGCCGGTGCCTGA
- a CDS encoding HNH endonuclease signature motif containing protein, whose protein sequence is MIEDRPTDVEEDDFLEFVGDYTSVWASDRRSVVLRRTRWFTVLVSLHRGSRPRVTLTLTGPYWAPGDGKRRAEVLSGLRREQDDLLDILGPGCEVRFDRQRSAVSVTADVPVRWESNGCPPAEHLASRSRARKWIVRADELLVHGARLGLGRRPAEPEPGRARTLPPRPVPARSVPQPRLKGEPVVEWPIPLTAARAQDSPPSRESVGRSVPTLPPLPPAVPGPARAEPAPPVAERAGRICPVCGERLTTPGRSRHQRCEGRALTVDAAVRRAAPQPAEPRPAAREPATAEAVERYRTLVADVERREAALPGRRRDAVSRNPVRIPQAREAVLLRCQGFCENPGCGGQPVDCTDDGRAILEVDHVRRLAEGGRDHPSQMVALCPNCHAMKERGSCREELVRVLLVVAREAHGRWLPGQGACAGR, encoded by the coding sequence GTGATCGAGGACAGGCCCACCGATGTGGAAGAGGACGACTTCCTGGAGTTCGTCGGCGACTACACCAGTGTCTGGGCGAGCGACCGACGCAGTGTGGTCCTTCGGCGCACCCGGTGGTTCACGGTCCTCGTCTCGCTGCACCGCGGATCCCGGCCCCGGGTCACGCTCACCCTGACCGGGCCGTACTGGGCGCCCGGGGACGGGAAACGGCGGGCGGAGGTCCTGTCGGGCCTGCGCCGGGAGCAGGACGACCTGCTGGACATCCTGGGCCCGGGGTGCGAGGTGCGCTTCGACCGGCAGCGCAGCGCGGTCTCGGTGACAGCGGACGTGCCGGTGCGCTGGGAGTCGAACGGGTGCCCGCCGGCCGAGCACCTGGCGTCGCGCAGCCGCGCCCGCAAGTGGATCGTCCGCGCGGACGAGCTCCTGGTGCACGGTGCCCGGCTCGGCCTGGGACGGCGGCCCGCTGAGCCGGAGCCGGGCCGGGCTCGGACCCTGCCGCCGCGTCCGGTTCCGGCGCGGTCGGTGCCGCAGCCCCGCCTCAAGGGGGAGCCGGTGGTGGAGTGGCCCATTCCGCTCACCGCAGCCCGTGCGCAGGATTCGCCGCCGTCGCGCGAAAGTGTCGGCCGTTCCGTGCCGACACTTCCCCCGCTCCCACCGGCGGTACCCGGGCCGGCACGCGCCGAGCCGGCCCCGCCAGTGGCCGAGAGGGCCGGCAGGATCTGCCCGGTGTGCGGCGAACGGCTGACCACGCCGGGCCGTAGCCGTCACCAGCGGTGCGAGGGCCGTGCGCTCACTGTGGACGCTGCGGTGCGGCGTGCGGCTCCGCAGCCTGCGGAACCCCGGCCTGCGGCACGGGAACCCGCCACCGCGGAGGCCGTGGAGCGCTACCGGACGCTGGTGGCGGACGTGGAGCGGCGCGAGGCCGCTCTCCCCGGCCGGCGGCGTGATGCGGTGAGCCGGAACCCGGTGCGGATCCCGCAGGCCCGGGAGGCTGTACTGCTTCGTTGCCAGGGGTTCTGCGAGAACCCTGGCTGTGGTGGTCAGCCCGTCGACTGCACCGATGACGGCCGGGCGATCCTGGAGGTGGACCACGTGCGGCGGCTTGCGGAGGGTGGGCGTGACCATCCGTCGCAGATGGTTGCGCTGTGCCCCAACTGCCATGCGATGAAGGAGCGTGGCTCGTGCCGGGAGGAGCTCGTCCGGGTACTCCTGGTGGTGGCCCGTGAGGCGCACGGGCGGTGGCTACCGGGGCAGGGGGCTTGCGCCGGCCGGTAG
- a CDS encoding 3'-5' exonuclease, whose amino-acid sequence MDLDLITEAFEARLDAAVYEAAEWSDVLEGLEAADAIVLLTAHRSKGLEYDTVFLLGLDENQWWAYSRDPIESQRAFFVGLSRAAERLIVTTTMPDARTGPIAGLFALLDHAGVPEITRS is encoded by the coding sequence ATGGACCTCGACCTCATCACCGAGGCGTTCGAAGCCCGCCTTGACGCCGCCGTTTACGAAGCAGCCGAATGGAGCGATGTCCTCGAGGGGCTCGAGGCCGCCGACGCGATCGTCCTGCTCACCGCACACCGCAGCAAAGGCCTCGAGTACGACACCGTCTTCCTCCTCGGCCTCGACGAGAACCAGTGGTGGGCCTACAGCCGAGACCCGATCGAAAGCCAGAGGGCCTTCTTCGTCGGTCTCTCCAGGGCCGCGGAGCGTCTGATCGTCACCACCACCATGCCGGACGCCCGCACGGGACCCATTGCCGGCCTCTTTGCGCTCCTCGACCACGCCGGCGTGCCCGAGATCACCCGATCATGA
- a CDS encoding AAA family ATPase, whose amino-acid sequence MPAEASRHTGGQAVRPVGEPEQSEEQAGGVVLQEILKCHGAMRAATRAKPTADYCCRFCAGCRLHRSERDGMRPFHQPLVSAVEVEELFGLYSYELSFGVGTSSDMQSDRLTLIYGNNGSGKTTILKLLWHTLSPSDSHDHRAGIARTPFKSFIVHLTNGDVIRISKLNGLLVGGFLVKVTTDGVPRLEQLYVELPNRGDVIAVSPESLSAPGPSQEGLFDDPQSGPRWHGDPIRRQREVASRRRVLGTDNAFVAYLEKLNAAPYLLADDRQIYGDTITSQPDRRPRYEADYRPPPRLGVQQDEGPGGGVAAELANAISRVNAMIQRKALAGSVQGSKGSNSAYLGILQRAASTDLTKADERTREELIESLDQLAEQSREYSRYGLLPSFERDQFVEAVKAVPSSKIGVVEDVLSPFIDAQQARLEALAGTVSLVRTFTTEMNRFFNSSGKEVTYSRGRGLQVRHVPGRMPSAIGSRSRNSGLGGSLFPEQLSSGERQILLLLLNTLLAPGNTRLFLIDEPELSLNVKWQRQLMDAMLACTEGSQVQFIVATHSIEVVTGHRSSLARMISRQREPELDLEEEGQADGEAWESEETEQ is encoded by the coding sequence ATGCCTGCCGAGGCCTCGCGCCACACGGGGGGCCAGGCCGTTAGGCCGGTCGGCGAGCCGGAGCAGTCCGAGGAGCAGGCAGGCGGTGTCGTTCTTCAGGAGATCCTGAAGTGTCACGGGGCGATGCGGGCCGCGACCCGCGCAAAGCCGACCGCGGACTACTGTTGTCGCTTCTGTGCGGGTTGCCGCCTGCACCGGTCCGAAAGGGACGGAATGAGACCATTTCACCAGCCGCTCGTCTCCGCCGTTGAGGTGGAGGAGCTCTTCGGGCTCTACAGCTATGAGTTGAGTTTCGGCGTCGGCACGAGCTCAGACATGCAGAGCGATCGCCTGACGCTGATCTACGGGAACAACGGCAGTGGCAAGACCACCATTCTCAAGCTCCTGTGGCATACGTTGTCCCCGTCCGACTCTCATGATCATCGGGCTGGCATTGCCAGGACCCCGTTCAAGTCGTTTATCGTTCACCTCACCAACGGGGACGTCATCCGGATCTCCAAGCTGAACGGGCTTCTGGTCGGGGGCTTTCTCGTCAAGGTGACGACGGACGGAGTGCCCCGGTTGGAGCAGCTGTACGTCGAGCTTCCGAACCGCGGTGACGTGATCGCCGTCTCCCCGGAAAGCCTGTCGGCTCCCGGGCCGTCGCAGGAAGGGCTCTTCGACGATCCGCAATCCGGGCCGCGCTGGCACGGCGACCCGATCCGGCGTCAACGGGAGGTCGCTTCCAGACGACGTGTACTGGGAACGGACAACGCGTTCGTCGCCTACCTCGAGAAGCTGAACGCCGCCCCGTATCTCCTGGCCGACGACAGGCAGATCTACGGGGATACGATCACGTCGCAGCCCGACAGGCGTCCGCGCTATGAGGCGGACTATCGGCCGCCGCCCAGACTCGGTGTGCAGCAGGACGAGGGTCCTGGCGGCGGGGTGGCGGCGGAGCTGGCCAATGCGATCAGCCGCGTGAACGCGATGATCCAGAGGAAGGCGCTCGCCGGCAGCGTCCAGGGGTCAAAGGGCTCCAACAGCGCCTACCTCGGAATTCTGCAACGCGCGGCGTCCACCGACCTCACCAAAGCCGACGAGAGGACTCGCGAGGAGCTCATCGAGAGCCTCGACCAATTGGCGGAACAGAGCCGTGAGTACAGCAGGTACGGTCTACTTCCCTCGTTCGAGCGGGACCAGTTCGTCGAGGCGGTCAAAGCTGTGCCCTCGTCGAAGATCGGTGTGGTCGAGGACGTGCTGAGCCCCTTCATCGATGCGCAGCAGGCGCGGCTTGAGGCTTTGGCGGGGACCGTCAGCCTGGTCCGCACCTTCACGACGGAGATGAATCGGTTCTTCAACAGCAGCGGGAAGGAGGTCACCTACAGTCGCGGCCGCGGACTTCAGGTCAGGCACGTGCCGGGTCGCATGCCCAGTGCAATCGGCTCCCGTAGCCGGAACTCGGGTCTGGGCGGGAGCCTCTTCCCGGAGCAGTTGTCGTCCGGAGAGCGGCAGATCCTCCTACTCCTACTCAACACTCTTCTCGCGCCCGGGAACACACGGCTGTTCCTGATCGACGAGCCCGAGCTGAGCCTGAATGTGAAGTGGCAGCGGCAGCTCATGGACGCGATGCTGGCCTGCACCGAGGGCAGCCAGGTCCAGTTCATCGTCGCCACCCACTCCATCGAGGTAGTGACCGGGCACCGCAGCTCCCTCGCTCGGATGATCTCCCGTCAGCGCGAGCCCGAGCTCGACCTGGAGGAGGAAGGTCAGGCCGACGGCGAGGCTTGGGAGTCGGAGGAGACAGAGCAGTGA
- a CDS encoding glycosyltransferase family 2 protein, with amino-acid sequence MLIHDLLDRPDTHPGPALEGLALISGMSPQLAHLPVPAGDRRHRTAPRVTAVVLTQDEEDTIGRCLDALTQDVDEALIVDSGSSDRTLDIVAAHPLPTRVVHAPWQEDFAHQRNLALDHVHDGWVLMIDADEVLAPADAGTVRRAAVLLDHILPHADLAACPLVLDDHDPAGRYPDLPRLVRARTALRYRGRIHERPYDSDGNAPPTVHLTTVLRHHGYHPTVITAKAKLDRHARLTALCRAEEPDNPKWVFYQARAELPQHTGPEAARSLFGRLAAAPARDGLPPCDYTDERRQDTWVLLCELALRFGGSDEIDTYTALLERAGRGAEATYFRTVVTTSRSLRVLAGLADTAADAVRETACADIRVMGRLHELHGLLSLATGRYEHAAPALGAALALGAGTFLSAELERLREEIGPKDPAR; translated from the coding sequence ATGCTGATCCACGACCTGCTCGACCGGCCCGACACACATCCTGGCCCGGCCCTCGAGGGCCTCGCGCTGATCAGCGGGATGTCCCCGCAACTGGCACACCTTCCGGTTCCCGCCGGTGACCGACGGCACCGAACGGCGCCCCGCGTCACCGCTGTCGTCCTGACCCAGGACGAGGAGGACACGATCGGCCGCTGCCTGGACGCCCTCACCCAGGACGTCGACGAGGCGCTGATCGTGGACTCCGGCTCCTCGGACCGCACCCTGGACATCGTGGCGGCACATCCGCTGCCCACCCGGGTCGTCCACGCCCCGTGGCAGGAGGACTTCGCGCACCAACGCAACCTCGCCCTCGACCACGTTCACGACGGCTGGGTCCTCATGATCGACGCCGACGAGGTGCTCGCACCCGCCGACGCCGGAACCGTCCGCCGCGCCGCAGTCCTCCTGGACCACATCCTGCCCCATGCCGACCTCGCGGCGTGCCCGCTGGTGCTCGACGATCACGACCCGGCCGGCCGCTACCCCGACCTGCCGCGCCTCGTGCGGGCGCGCACCGCACTGCGCTACCGCGGTCGCATCCACGAGCGTCCCTACGACAGCGACGGCAACGCGCCCCCGACGGTCCACCTCACCACCGTCCTTCGCCACCACGGCTACCACCCGACCGTCATCACCGCGAAGGCAAAGCTCGACCGCCACGCCAGGCTGACGGCACTGTGCCGTGCCGAGGAGCCGGACAATCCGAAGTGGGTGTTCTACCAGGCCCGGGCCGAACTTCCCCAGCACACCGGCCCCGAGGCCGCGCGGTCCCTCTTCGGCCGGCTCGCCGCGGCACCCGCCCGCGACGGCCTCCCCCCGTGCGACTACACCGACGAACGCCGCCAGGACACCTGGGTACTGCTGTGCGAACTTGCCCTGCGCTTCGGCGGATCGGACGAGATCGACACCTACACCGCGCTCCTGGAGCGGGCCGGGCGCGGCGCCGAGGCCACCTACTTCCGCACCGTCGTCACGACGAGCCGCAGCCTGAGGGTCCTCGCCGGGCTCGCCGACACCGCGGCCGACGCGGTGCGCGAGACCGCCTGTGCGGACATCCGGGTCATGGGGCGCCTTCACGAACTGCACGGCCTGCTGTCCCTGGCGACCGGCCGTTACGAGCATGCCGCTCCGGCCCTGGGGGCAGCACTCGCGCTCGGCGCCGGAACGTTCCTGAGCGCCGAACTGGAACGGCTGCGGGAGGAAATCGGGCCGAAGGATCCGGCCCGCTGA
- a CDS encoding ATP-binding cassette domain-containing protein, with product MNFRRFHTHQSGDTDCGPACVRTVLRRHGRLVDTTVLRDSVGLGQRGSTLARLHRVLADHGVASELLRLDTAQLALALEVAGPAIIRVHIDSRPHFIVVHTVRGNRFVVSDPLFSGPTLIDPQDLTEVFTGHALVTGRPVTGLSRWARLRGPRPQPVLRPLVRAHWPALALLLSLTGAVSLAALATSLFLKVGTDLVLREDSTHSLDLLAAVLALVVMVAAGANHLRGRMSVTLGQSLQRRLSEDYIRRLLRLPLAFHQGRRAGDLVNRVDDVGEIQSLVASSTVRAAIDLGIALLTGSYLAFDDPPVLGILAASAAVNLWSSWLLFRPIRTASEEALQRDATLKAELFNILRGYEHVVALAARDFAVRRVLDRLEHRIAAETRLGRLGNTNTVLKGLNLGLTTLLVVWACLHQNHAGTRSVGEILSTVALAGCFLAAVDSLAGLQVAFQHLAAAVGRYRDVTQQREDPLLTVPAGAGRPTVPNTGVDARALTVVYPEQTRPALADFDLSVGPGERIRLVGANGRGKSTALKALAGFIAHHGGTVRIGGRDLAAIGDASLRERVLYLADTPLLLAASVRENLDFGVPADDRARALACRTACFDEVVAGLPEGLDTLVHEDGSGLSRGQVQRLALARAVLRRPDVYLLDEAFSGIDRTTVHRIWANLAELPAAKVVVSHTAATDLAFDRVIELPAPAPATPAPHAEEHPAC from the coding sequence GTGAACTTCCGACGATTCCACACCCACCAGAGCGGCGACACCGACTGCGGCCCCGCCTGCGTCCGCACCGTCCTGCGCCGACACGGCCGCCTCGTCGACACCACCGTCCTACGGGACTCCGTCGGGCTGGGGCAGCGGGGCTCGACCCTCGCCCGCCTGCACCGCGTCCTCGCCGACCACGGCGTGGCGTCCGAACTCCTGCGCCTGGACACCGCACAGCTCGCCCTGGCCCTGGAGGTCGCGGGACCGGCGATCATCCGGGTGCACATCGACAGCCGACCGCACTTCATCGTCGTCCACACCGTGCGCGGCAACCGGTTCGTGGTCAGCGACCCGCTGTTCTCCGGCCCCACCCTCATCGATCCGCAGGACCTCACCGAAGTGTTCACCGGCCACGCCCTGGTGACCGGCCGCCCGGTCACGGGCCTCTCGCGGTGGGCGCGCCTGCGCGGACCCCGCCCACAGCCGGTGCTGCGGCCACTGGTCAGGGCGCACTGGCCCGCGCTGGCCCTCCTGCTCTCGCTGACCGGCGCGGTCTCCCTGGCCGCACTGGCCACCAGTCTCTTCCTCAAAGTCGGCACCGACCTGGTACTGCGGGAGGACTCCACCCACTCCCTCGACCTGCTCGCCGCCGTCCTGGCCCTGGTGGTCATGGTCGCCGCCGGCGCCAACCACCTGCGCGGGCGGATGAGCGTCACCCTCGGACAGTCCCTCCAGCGCCGGCTGTCCGAGGACTACATCCGCCGACTGCTGCGCCTGCCGCTCGCCTTCCACCAGGGGCGGCGCGCCGGGGACCTGGTGAACCGCGTCGACGACGTGGGGGAGATCCAGTCCCTGGTGGCCTCCTCCACGGTCCGCGCAGCCATCGACCTGGGCATCGCGCTGCTCACCGGTAGCTACCTCGCCTTCGACGACCCGCCGGTTCTGGGCATCCTGGCGGCCTCCGCCGCGGTGAACCTCTGGTCCTCCTGGCTCCTGTTCCGTCCGATCCGGACGGCGTCGGAGGAGGCCCTCCAGCGCGACGCGACGCTCAAGGCCGAACTGTTCAACATCCTGCGCGGCTACGAGCATGTCGTGGCCCTCGCAGCCCGTGACTTCGCCGTCCGCCGCGTACTGGACCGGCTCGAACACCGGATCGCCGCCGAGACGAGGCTGGGGCGGCTGGGCAACACCAACACCGTGCTCAAGGGCCTCAACCTGGGCCTGACCACACTCCTCGTCGTGTGGGCATGCCTGCACCAGAACCACGCCGGCACCCGGAGCGTGGGCGAGATCCTCTCCACCGTCGCCCTGGCCGGCTGCTTCCTCGCCGCGGTCGACTCCCTGGCCGGCCTGCAGGTCGCATTCCAGCACTTGGCAGCCGCTGTCGGCCGCTACCGCGACGTGACACAACAGCGCGAGGACCCCTTGCTCACCGTCCCCGCCGGCGCCGGCAGGCCTACCGTGCCGAACACCGGCGTCGACGCACGAGCCCTGACCGTCGTCTACCCGGAGCAGACCCGACCCGCCCTCGCCGACTTCGACCTGTCCGTCGGCCCGGGGGAGCGGATCCGCCTCGTCGGCGCCAACGGCCGGGGCAAGAGCACCGCCCTCAAGGCCCTCGCCGGGTTCATCGCCCACCACGGCGGCACGGTGCGGATCGGCGGTCGGGACCTCGCCGCGATCGGCGACGCGTCGCTGCGCGAACGCGTCCTCTACCTGGCCGACACCCCTCTGCTGCTGGCCGCCAGTGTGCGGGAGAACCTCGACTTCGGCGTGCCGGCCGACGACCGGGCCCGGGCTCTCGCCTGCCGGACGGCCTGCTTCGACGAGGTCGTGGCCGGCCTGCCCGAAGGGCTCGACACCCTGGTGCACGAGGACGGCAGCGGGCTGTCCCGTGGCCAGGTCCAGCGTCTGGCACTGGCCCGGGCTGTCCTGCGCAGGCCTGATGTCTACCTCCTCGACGAGGCGTTCAGCGGGATCGACCGCACCACGGTCCACCGGATCTGGGCCAACCTCGCCGAGCTCCCGGCCGCCAAGGTCGTGGTGTCGCACACCGCCGCCACCGACCTCGCCTTCGACCGCGTCATCGAGCTGCCCGCCCCCGCCCCCGCCACCCCGGCCCCGCACGCCGAGGAGCACCCGGCATGCTGA
- a CDS encoding sugar nucleotide-binding protein — MTILIIGGSGFLGTELVRQAAAAGRTTAATFTTRPGSTPGVSWHALDLRDFSRIEAIMTEVEPHVVVNATSGGPDWTVTAEGPVRLAMTAAKHGSRLVHVSSDAVFSGLRVHYDESCLPDPLTPYGAAKAAAETGVRLVNPGAVVARTSLIIGDRRSEHVRAVHDLAAGTRTGVLFTDDIRCPVHVADLAAALLELACGDRSGVHHLAGTDALSRHELATLIARRDGLDASRLPTGLRADSALPGALDVRLDSRATQDRLRTALRGARQFLAAGT, encoded by the coding sequence ATGACCATTCTGATCATCGGTGGCAGTGGATTCCTGGGCACCGAGCTGGTCCGCCAGGCCGCAGCGGCGGGCCGCACGACGGCTGCGACGTTCACCACCCGGCCCGGCAGCACCCCGGGGGTCTCGTGGCACGCCCTCGACCTGCGCGACTTCAGCCGCATCGAGGCGATCATGACCGAGGTGGAACCCCACGTGGTCGTCAACGCGACGAGCGGGGGACCCGACTGGACGGTCACGGCCGAGGGACCGGTCCGCCTGGCGATGACCGCGGCGAAGCACGGCAGCCGCCTGGTCCATGTGTCCAGCGACGCCGTGTTCTCCGGCCTGCGCGTCCACTACGACGAATCCTGCCTCCCCGACCCCCTCACCCCCTACGGTGCCGCGAAGGCCGCGGCGGAGACAGGTGTCCGCCTCGTGAACCCGGGCGCCGTCGTAGCCCGCACCTCCCTGATCATCGGCGACCGGAGATCGGAACACGTACGCGCGGTGCACGACCTCGCCGCCGGCACCCGCACCGGCGTCCTGTTCACCGACGACATCCGCTGCCCCGTACACGTCGCCGACCTGGCCGCCGCCCTGCTGGAACTCGCCTGCGGCGACCGGTCCGGCGTCCACCACCTGGCAGGAACCGATGCCCTGAGCCGCCACGAACTCGCCACCCTCATCGCCCGACGCGACGGGCTCGACGCCTCCCGGCTTCCCACCGGCCTGCGGGCCGACAGCGCACTTCCCGGGGCACTCGACGTCCGCCTCGACAGCCGTGCCACCCAGGACCGGCTCCGGACAGCACTCCGCGGCGCCCGCCAGTTCCTCGCCGCCGGGACGTGA